Proteins from a genomic interval of Caulobacter sp. NIBR1757:
- a CDS encoding ATP-dependent Clp protease adaptor ClpS — MKRWLGDLLARVVYLVLLAIGLIFGLAVTLDHHSPFLLVGVGLTFGALPYLLHRHLPTELRRGQLALAREDYAVAQAHTQRFLDQLARWPGLNGFIRLGLPLGSGSPRVIALTSLGHAAFKTGELEEADRRLAEALRLDPESVWGQFLMALVCFERSRNDEGRAWMARVAAQVPLGPEKELIKFARNAPRAGEEYQAIADSAARDIALPCEGPVQVRLLDDDKTPMAFVVSALEDIFGLHHVDAVRVMLTVDREGAAVCGAFSAEVAQEKLTALLKRAKDADLPLQAELVTLA, encoded by the coding sequence TTGAAGCGATGGCTTGGCGATCTCCTCGCGAGGGTCGTCTATCTCGTGTTGTTGGCCATCGGCCTGATCTTCGGGCTGGCGGTGACGCTCGACCACCATTCGCCGTTCCTGCTTGTCGGCGTCGGCCTGACCTTCGGCGCCCTGCCCTATCTGCTGCATCGCCATCTGCCGACGGAACTCAGGCGCGGCCAACTGGCGCTTGCCAGAGAGGACTATGCGGTCGCCCAGGCGCACACCCAAAGGTTCCTCGATCAGCTGGCGCGTTGGCCTGGACTCAACGGGTTCATCCGCCTGGGCCTACCATTGGGTTCAGGTTCTCCGAGGGTAATCGCGCTGACCAGTCTCGGTCACGCTGCCTTCAAGACAGGCGAACTTGAGGAGGCTGATCGCCGGCTGGCCGAGGCTCTGCGGCTCGACCCGGAAAGCGTTTGGGGGCAGTTCCTGATGGCTCTGGTTTGCTTCGAGCGTTCCCGGAACGACGAAGGACGCGCCTGGATGGCCAGGGTAGCGGCTCAAGTCCCCCTCGGCCCGGAAAAGGAACTGATCAAGTTTGCCCGCAACGCTCCCCGCGCCGGCGAAGAATACCAGGCCATCGCCGACTCCGCAGCCAGAGACATCGCGCTTCCCTGCGAGGGCCCGGTGCAGGTGCGTCTGCTCGACGACGACAAGACGCCCATGGCGTTCGTGGTCTCCGCCCTGGAGGACATCTTCGGCCTGCATCATGTCGACGCGGTACGGGTGATGCTCACCGTGGACCGCGAGGGGGCGGCCGTGTGCGGCGCCTTCTCGGCCGAGGTCGCGCAGGAGAAGCTGACAGCCTTGCTCAAACGGGCGAAGGACGCCGATCTTCCGCTGCAGGCAGAGTTGGTCACTCTCGCCTGA
- a CDS encoding DUF465 domain-containing protein: MADNDGEMIPMPNVEIRAQLLELRQKHQDLDAAVEALGQMPTPDQLQIARLKKQKLVLRDQIVKLENMLTPDLLA, translated from the coding sequence ATGGCCGACAACGACGGGGAAATGATCCCCATGCCCAACGTCGAGATCCGGGCCCAGCTGCTGGAACTGCGGCAGAAGCACCAGGATCTCGACGCGGCCGTCGAGGCGCTCGGCCAGATGCCGACGCCCGACCAGCTTCAGATCGCCCGGCTCAAGAAGCAGAAGCTGGTCCTGCGCGACCAGATCGTAAAGCTGGAGAACATGCTGACTCCGGATCTGTTGGCTTGA
- a CDS encoding TIGR02444 family protein translates to MNDFWDWALAAYDRPGVGEACLSLQDDHGQQTAYLLWAAWASPPDAALADGAELARHWEATILGPVRQSRRALKNPLGPVDDAARLAVRETVKAVELDLEKLLMTSLAGLSTPRPGAALPALVRAGETWGDPPPPEALQRLATALE, encoded by the coding sequence ATGAACGACTTCTGGGATTGGGCGCTGGCCGCCTACGACCGGCCGGGCGTCGGCGAGGCCTGCCTCAGCCTTCAGGACGACCATGGCCAGCAGACCGCCTACCTGCTCTGGGCCGCCTGGGCCTCGCCGCCCGACGCCGCCCTGGCCGACGGCGCCGAACTGGCCCGCCACTGGGAGGCGACGATCCTGGGGCCTGTCCGCCAGTCGCGGCGGGCGTTGAAAAATCCGCTCGGCCCGGTCGATGACGCGGCCCGGCTGGCCGTCCGCGAAACCGTCAAGGCCGTCGAGCTCGACCTCGAAAAGCTGCTGATGACCTCCCTGGCCGGCCTCTCGACGCCCCGGCCGGGCGCCGCCCTGCCCGCCCTGGTCCGGGCCGGCGAGACCTGGGGCGATCCGCCGCCGCCGGAAGCGCTGCAGAGGCTCGCAACGGCGCTGGAATGA